The Streptomyces sp. CC0208 genome window below encodes:
- the rpoZ gene encoding DNA-directed RNA polymerase subunit omega: MSSSISAPEGIINPPIDELLEATDSKYSLVIYAAKRARQINAYYSQLGEGLLEYVGPLVDTHVHEKPLSIALREINAGLLTSEAVEGPAQ; this comes from the coding sequence GTGTCCTCTTCCATCTCCGCGCCCGAGGGCATCATCAACCCGCCGATCGACGAGCTCCTCGAGGCCACTGACTCGAAGTACAGCCTCGTGATCTACGCGGCCAAGCGGGCCCGCCAGATCAACGCGTACTACTCGCAGCTCGGCGAGGGCCTGCTGGAGTACGTCGGTCCGCTGGTGGACACCCACGTCCACGAGAAGCCGCTCTCGATCGCCCTGCGCGAGATCAACGCGGGTCTGCTGACGTCCGAGGCCGTCGAGGGCCCGGCGCAGTAG
- a CDS encoding primosomal protein N', which yields MSSENGSVDGGAEGAQPEQLALIRESVRNAKVPRAKPRTWRGAALAKELPVARVLVDKGVLHLDRYFDYAVPEELDADAQPGVRVRVRFGAGRGRVREGRREGGGLIDGFLVERLAESDYSGPLAALAQVVSSEPVLSEELLGLARAVADRYAGSLADVLQLAVPPRSARAEQRPSPEPLPPPAAPEAGSWGRYERGGAFLESLASGGAPRAVWNALPGPEWSEELARAVAATLASGRGALVVVPDGRAVARVDAALTSVLGEGRHAVLTADAGPEKRYREWLAVRRGAVRAVVGTRAAMFAPVRDLGLVALWDDGDDSHSEPHAPQPHAREVLLLRAAQDKCGFLLGSWSCTVEAAQLVESGWARPLVASREQVRAVAPLVRTVGDQDLARDEAARAARLPTLAWQAVREGLRHGPVLVQVPRRGYVPRMACANCREPARCRHCAGPLEGQESAAALRCGWCGREEGSWHCPECGGFRLRAQVVGARRTAEELGRAFPAVPVRTSGREHVLDTVPGAPALVVSTPGAEPVAEGGYAAALLLDGWAMLGRPDLRAGEDALRRWIAAAALVRAQEAGGTVVVVAEPTLRPVQALVRWDPVGHAVRELGERAELGFPPVSRMAAVSGAGEALAEFLAAAELPEEAELLGPVPLPVTGAAGPRRVGAPPVGERWERVLVRVPPGRGAALAAALKAAQASRMARGGGSAGEGAVWVRIDPPDIG from the coding sequence GTGAGCAGCGAGAACGGGTCGGTGGACGGTGGCGCCGAGGGAGCGCAGCCCGAGCAGCTTGCGCTCATTCGGGAGAGTGTGCGGAACGCCAAGGTGCCGCGGGCCAAGCCGCGGACCTGGCGGGGGGCCGCGCTGGCCAAGGAGTTGCCGGTCGCGCGGGTGCTGGTCGACAAGGGCGTGCTGCATCTCGACCGGTACTTCGACTACGCCGTGCCCGAGGAGCTGGACGCGGACGCGCAGCCGGGGGTGCGGGTGCGGGTGCGCTTCGGGGCCGGGCGGGGGCGGGTCCGGGAAGGGCGGCGTGAGGGCGGGGGGCTGATCGACGGGTTTCTCGTCGAGCGGCTCGCGGAGTCGGACTACTCCGGGCCGCTGGCGGCGCTCGCCCAGGTCGTCTCGTCCGAGCCAGTGCTCAGCGAGGAGCTTCTGGGGCTCGCGCGGGCCGTCGCCGACCGGTACGCGGGCAGCCTCGCCGATGTGCTGCAGCTCGCCGTGCCGCCTCGTAGCGCCCGTGCCGAGCAGCGGCCCTCGCCCGAGCCGTTGCCGCCGCCCGCCGCGCCGGAGGCGGGGTCCTGGGGGCGGTACGAGCGGGGGGGCGCGTTTCTGGAGTCACTGGCCTCGGGGGGCGCGCCGCGCGCGGTGTGGAACGCCCTGCCCGGGCCGGAGTGGAGCGAGGAGCTGGCGAGGGCCGTTGCCGCGACCCTGGCCTCAGGGCGGGGCGCGCTCGTCGTCGTGCCGGACGGGCGGGCTGTCGCACGGGTCGACGCCGCCCTGACCTCGGTGCTGGGCGAGGGGCGGCATGCGGTTCTGACCGCCGACGCCGGGCCCGAGAAGCGGTATCGGGAGTGGCTGGCCGTGCGGCGGGGCGCCGTGCGGGCCGTGGTCGGGACGCGGGCCGCCATGTTCGCCCCGGTGCGGGACCTGGGGCTCGTCGCTCTGTGGGACGACGGCGACGACAGTCACAGCGAGCCGCACGCCCCGCAGCCGCATGCGCGCGAGGTGTTGTTGTTGCGGGCCGCGCAGGACAAGTGCGGCTTCCTGCTGGGGAGTTGGAGCTGCACCGTGGAGGCCGCGCAGCTCGTGGAGAGCGGGTGGGCCCGGCCGCTCGTGGCCTCGCGGGAGCAGGTGCGGGCCGTCGCCCCGCTGGTGCGGACCGTCGGCGACCAGGATCTCGCGCGGGACGAGGCGGCGCGGGCGGCCCGGCTGCCCACGCTCGCCTGGCAGGCCGTCAGGGAGGGCCTGCGGCACGGACCGGTGCTCGTGCAGGTGCCGCGGCGGGGGTATGTGCCGCGGATGGCCTGTGCCAACTGCCGGGAGCCCGCGCGGTGTCGGCACTGTGCCGGACCGCTGGAGGGGCAGGAGTCCGCAGCGGCGCTGAGGTGCGGGTGGTGCGGGCGCGAGGAGGGCTCCTGGCACTGTCCGGAGTGCGGGGGGTTCCGGTTGCGGGCGCAGGTGGTGGGAGCCCGGCGCACCGCGGAGGAGCTGGGGCGGGCGTTTCCGGCTGTTCCGGTGCGGACGTCCGGGCGTGAGCATGTGCTGGACACCGTGCCGGGGGCACCGGCACTGGTCGTGAGTACGCCGGGTGCGGAGCCGGTCGCCGAGGGCGGATATGCGGCGGCGCTGTTGCTGGACGGCTGGGCCATGCTCGGGCGACCCGATCTGCGGGCCGGGGAGGATGCGCTGCGGCGCTGGATCGCGGCGGCGGCGCTGGTGCGGGCGCAGGAGGCCGGGGGCACCGTGGTGGTGGTCGCCGAGCCCACGCTGCGGCCGGTGCAGGCGTTGGTGCGCTGGGACCCCGTGGGGCATGCGGTGCGGGAGCTGGGGGAGCGGGCCGAGTTGGGCTTTCCGCCGGTGTCGCGGATGGCCGCGGTGTCGGGGGCGGGGGAGGCGCTCGCCGAGTTCCTGGCGGCCGCGGAACTGCCGGAAGAGGCCGAACTGCTGGGGCCCGTGCCGTTGCCCGTGACGGGGGCGGCGGGACCTCGGAGGGTGGGGGCGCCGCCCGTTGGGGAGCGGTGGGAGCGGGTGCTGGTGCGGGTTCCGCCGGGGAGGGGGGCCGCGCTGGCGGCTGCGCTCAAGGCCGCGCAGGCTTCGCGGATGGCTCGGGGCGGAGGGAGCGCCGGCGAGGGGGCGGTATGGGTGCGGATCGATCCCCCTGACATCGGGTGA
- a CDS encoding integration host factor has protein sequence MALPPLTPEQRAAALEKAAAARRERAEVKNRLKHSGASLHEVIKQGQENDVIGKMKVSALLESLPGVGKVRAKQIMERLGISESRRVRGLGSNQIASLEREFGSTGS, from the coding sequence GTGGCTCTTCCGCCCCTTACCCCTGAACAGCGCGCAGCCGCGCTCGAAAAGGCCGCCGCGGCTCGCCGGGAGCGGGCCGAGGTCAAGAATCGACTCAAGCACTCCGGCGCCTCTCTCCACGAGGTCATCAAGCAGGGCCAGGAGAACGACGTCATCGGCAAGATGAAGGTCTCCGCCCTGCTCGAATCCCTGCCGGGCGTGGGCAAGGTCCGCGCCAAGCAGATCATGGAACGACTGGGCATCTCCGAGAGCCGTCGTGTACGCGGCCTCGGCTCCAACCAGATCGCTTCGCTGGAGCGTGAGTTCGGCAGCACCGGTTCCTGA
- the coaBC gene encoding bifunctional phosphopantothenoylcysteine decarboxylase/phosphopantothenate--cysteine ligase CoaBC, with amino-acid sequence MDKPKVVLGVSGGIAAYKACELLRRLTESGHDVRVVPTASALHFVGAATWSALSGKPVSTEVWDDVHEVPHVRIGQHADLVVVAPATADMLAKAAHGLADDLLTNTLLTARCPIVFAPAMHTEMWEHPATQENVATLRRRGALVIEPAVGRLTGVDTGKGRLPDPAEIFEVCRRVLARGATEPDLEGRHVVVSAGGTREPLDPVRFLGNRSSGKQGYALARTAAARGARVTLIAANTGMPDPAGVDVVPVGTAVQLREAVLKAAADADAVVMAAAVADFRPQTYAAGKIKKKDGQDPEPIVLVRNPDILAEISAERARPGQVIVGFAAETDDVLANGRTKLERKGCDLLVVNEVGERKTFGSEENEAVVLGADGSETPVPHGPKEFLAETVWDLVVSRLH; translated from the coding sequence GTGGACAAGCCGAAGGTCGTGCTGGGGGTCAGCGGCGGCATCGCCGCGTACAAGGCCTGCGAGCTGCTGAGAAGGCTCACGGAGTCAGGCCACGACGTCCGCGTCGTCCCCACCGCCTCCGCGCTGCACTTCGTGGGCGCCGCCACATGGTCCGCGCTGTCCGGCAAGCCGGTCTCGACCGAGGTCTGGGACGACGTCCACGAGGTCCCGCACGTCCGCATCGGGCAGCACGCCGACCTCGTCGTGGTGGCCCCGGCCACGGCCGACATGCTCGCCAAGGCGGCACACGGCCTGGCGGACGACCTCCTGACCAACACGCTCCTCACGGCCCGCTGCCCCATCGTCTTCGCGCCCGCCATGCACACCGAGATGTGGGAGCACCCGGCCACCCAGGAGAACGTGGCGACGCTTCGGCGCCGCGGCGCCCTCGTGATCGAACCGGCTGTCGGCCGGCTGACCGGCGTCGACACCGGCAAGGGCCGGCTGCCGGACCCCGCCGAGATCTTCGAGGTCTGCCGCCGGGTGCTGGCCCGCGGTGCCACCGAGCCCGACCTCGAGGGCCGGCACGTCGTCGTCAGCGCCGGCGGCACCCGCGAGCCCCTCGACCCGGTCCGCTTTCTCGGCAACCGCTCCTCCGGCAAGCAGGGGTACGCCCTGGCCCGCACCGCGGCCGCGCGCGGCGCCCGGGTCACGCTGATCGCGGCTAACACCGGCATGCCGGACCCCGCCGGCGTGGACGTGGTCCCCGTGGGGACGGCCGTACAGCTGCGCGAAGCGGTCCTGAAGGCGGCGGCCGACGCCGACGCCGTCGTCATGGCGGCGGCGGTCGCGGACTTCCGGCCCCAGACCTACGCGGCCGGAAAGATCAAGAAGAAGGACGGCCAGGACCCCGAGCCCATCGTCCTGGTGCGGAATCCGGACATCCTCGCCGAGATCTCGGCCGAGCGCGCCCGCCCCGGCCAGGTGATCGTCGGATTCGCCGCCGAGACCGACGACGTGCTGGCCAACGGCCGTACGAAGCTGGAGCGCAAGGGCTGCGACCTGCTCGTCGTCAACGAGGTGGGCGAGCGCAAGACCTTCGGGTCGGAGGAGAACGAGGCGGTGGTGCTGGGCGCCGACGGCAGCGAGACCCCGGTGCCGCACGGCCCGAAGGAGTTCCTGGCCGAAACGGTCTGGGACCTGGTGGTGAGCCGCCTGCACTGA
- the metK gene encoding methionine adenosyltransferase → MSRRLFTSESVTEGHPDKIADQISDTILDALLKEDPTSRVAVETLITTGLVHVAGEVTTKTYAPIAQLVRDKILEIGYDSSKKGFDGASCGVSVSIGAQSPDIAQGVDTAYENRVEGDDDELDRQGAGDQGLMFGYATDETPTLMPLPIFLAHRLAKRLSEVRKNGTIPYLRPDGKTQVTIEYDGDKAVRLDTVVVSSQHASDIDLDSLLAPDIREFVVEPELKALLDEGIKLDTDSYRLLVNPTGRFEIGGPMGDAGLTGRKIIIDTYGGMARHGGGAFSGKDPSKVDRSAAYAMRWVAKNVVAAGLASRCEVQVAYAIGKAEPVGLFVETFGTAKIDADKIEKAIDEVFDLRPAAIIRDLDLLRPIYSLTAAYGHFGRELPEFTWEKTDRVEALRKAAGL, encoded by the coding sequence GTGTCCCGTCGTCTGTTCACCTCGGAGTCTGTGACCGAGGGCCACCCCGACAAGATCGCTGACCAGATCAGTGACACCATCCTCGACGCGCTCCTCAAGGAGGACCCGACCTCCCGGGTCGCTGTCGAGACCCTGATCACCACCGGTCTGGTGCATGTGGCCGGTGAGGTCACGACCAAGACCTACGCGCCGATCGCCCAGCTGGTGCGCGACAAGATCCTGGAGATCGGTTACGACTCCTCGAAGAAGGGCTTCGACGGCGCCTCCTGCGGTGTCTCGGTGTCGATCGGGGCGCAGTCCCCGGACATCGCGCAGGGTGTCGACACGGCGTACGAGAACCGGGTCGAGGGCGACGACGACGAACTGGACCGCCAGGGCGCGGGCGACCAGGGTCTGATGTTCGGCTACGCGACGGACGAGACCCCGACGCTGATGCCGCTGCCGATCTTCCTGGCGCACCGTCTGGCCAAGCGCCTGTCCGAGGTCCGCAAGAACGGCACCATCCCCTACCTGCGCCCCGACGGCAAGACGCAGGTCACCATCGAGTACGACGGTGACAAGGCGGTCCGTCTGGACACGGTCGTGGTCTCCTCGCAGCACGCGTCGGACATCGACCTGGACTCCCTGCTGGCCCCCGACATCCGCGAGTTCGTGGTGGAGCCGGAGCTCAAGGCGCTCCTGGACGAGGGCATCAAGCTGGACACGGACAGCTACCGTCTCCTGGTCAACCCGACCGGCCGGTTCGAGATCGGCGGCCCGATGGGTGACGCGGGTCTGACCGGCCGCAAGATCATCATCGACACGTACGGCGGCATGGCCCGTCACGGCGGCGGTGCCTTCTCGGGCAAGGACCCGTCCAAGGTGGACCGCTCGGCGGCGTACGCGATGCGCTGGGTCGCCAAGAACGTCGTGGCGGCCGGTCTTGCCTCGCGCTGCGAGGTCCAGGTGGCCTACGCCATCGGCAAGGCCGAGCCCGTGGGCCTGTTCGTCGAGACCTTCGGCACCGCGAAGATCGACGCGGACAAGATCGAGAAGGCGATCGACGAGGTCTTCGACCTCCGTCCGGCCGCCATCATCCGCGACCTCGACCTGCTGCGCCCGATCTACTCCCTGACGGCGGCGTACGGCCACTTCGGCCGGGAGCTGCCGGAGTTCACGTGGGAGAAGACGGACCGCGTGGAGGCGCTGCGCAAGGCCGCGGGCCTGTAG
- the fmt gene encoding methionyl-tRNA formyltransferase yields MKLVFAGTPEVAVPALDALIASGRHEVAAVVTRPDAPAGRGRRLVASPVAERAEEAGIEVLKPVKPRDPEFLERLREIAPDCCPVVAYGALLPRVALDIPAHGWVNLHFSLLPAWRGAAPVQHSIMAGDEITGASTFLIEEGLDSGPVYGTVTEEIRHTDTSGDLLTRLAFAGAGLLAATMDGIADGTLKAVPQPTEGITVAPKITVEDARVDWAAPALRVDRVVRGCHPSPGAWTTFRGERLKLIQVQPVPDRTDLAPGALAVGKNSVHVGTGSYGVELLWVQAQGKKPMKAADWARGVRIADGESVGA; encoded by the coding sequence ATGAAGCTCGTCTTCGCCGGTACCCCCGAGGTCGCCGTTCCCGCCCTGGACGCTCTCATCGCCTCCGGACGGCATGAGGTCGCCGCCGTCGTCACGCGGCCGGACGCACCGGCCGGGCGGGGACGCAGGCTGGTCGCGAGCCCGGTCGCGGAGCGGGCCGAGGAGGCGGGGATCGAGGTGCTGAAGCCCGTCAAGCCGCGGGACCCGGAGTTCCTCGAACGGCTCCGCGAGATCGCCCCGGACTGCTGCCCCGTCGTCGCCTACGGTGCCCTGCTGCCCCGAGTCGCCCTCGACATCCCCGCCCACGGCTGGGTCAACCTGCACTTCTCGCTGCTGCCGGCCTGGCGTGGGGCCGCGCCCGTGCAGCACTCCATCATGGCGGGGGACGAGATCACGGGCGCCTCGACCTTCCTCATCGAGGAGGGCCTGGACTCCGGGCCCGTCTACGGCACCGTCACCGAGGAGATCCGGCACACCGACACCAGCGGTGACCTGCTGACCCGGCTGGCCTTCGCCGGGGCGGGGCTGCTCGCCGCGACCATGGACGGCATCGCGGACGGCACGCTGAAGGCCGTACCGCAGCCGACCGAGGGCATCACCGTCGCCCCGAAGATCACCGTCGAGGACGCGCGGGTCGACTGGGCCGCGCCCGCGCTGCGGGTGGACCGGGTCGTGCGGGGGTGCCACCCCTCGCCCGGCGCCTGGACGACCTTCCGCGGCGAGCGGCTCAAGCTCATCCAGGTCCAGCCGGTGCCCGACCGCACGGATCTCGCCCCCGGCGCGCTCGCCGTCGGCAAGAACAGCGTCCACGTGGGTACCGGGTCGTACGGCGTGGAACTGCTGTGGGTGCAGGCACAGGGCAAGAAGCCGATGAAGGCCGCGGACTGGGCGCGGGGCGTCAGGATCGCGGACGGGGAGAGCGTCGGCGCGTGA
- a CDS encoding transcription antitermination factor NusB, whose protein sequence is MSEQPRRPRKPGKPYRRPQKDPVRFLAFEALRAVDERDAYANLVLPPLLRKAREKDGFEARDAALATELVYGTLRRQGTYDAIIAECVDRPLREVDPPVLDVLSLGAHQLLGTRIPTHAAVSASVELARVVLGDGRAKFVNAVLRKIAQDDLDGWIAKVAPPYDDDPEDHLALVHSHPRWVVSALWDSLGGGRAGIERLLEADNERPEVTLVARPGRATAEELLREESAVPGRWSPYAVRLAEGGEPGAVDAVREGRAGVQDEGSQLVALALANVPVEGRDEKWLDGCAGPGGKAALLAALAAERGAMLLASEKQPHRAGLVAKALAGNPGPYQVIAADGTRPPWQPGSFDRVLMDVPCTGLGALRRRPEARWRRRPEDLEGFGPLQRELLSTAVESVRVGGVVGYATCSPHLAETRAVVEDVLKQWPGAELVDARPLFPGVPELGEGPDVQLWPHVHGTDAMYLAVIRRTG, encoded by the coding sequence GTGAGCGAGCAGCCCCGTCGGCCCCGCAAACCCGGCAAGCCCTACCGTCGGCCCCAGAAGGACCCCGTCCGCTTCCTCGCCTTCGAGGCGTTGCGGGCCGTGGACGAGCGGGACGCGTACGCCAACCTCGTCCTGCCGCCGCTGCTCAGGAAGGCACGGGAGAAGGACGGTTTCGAGGCGCGGGACGCGGCGCTCGCCACCGAGCTCGTGTACGGCACACTGCGGCGGCAGGGGACGTACGACGCGATCATCGCCGAGTGCGTCGACCGGCCGCTCCGTGAGGTCGATCCGCCGGTGCTGGACGTGCTGAGCCTCGGGGCGCATCAGCTGCTCGGGACGCGCATCCCGACGCACGCCGCCGTGTCCGCCTCCGTCGAGCTCGCCCGGGTCGTGCTCGGGGACGGGCGGGCCAAGTTCGTCAACGCCGTACTGCGGAAGATCGCGCAGGACGACCTCGACGGGTGGATCGCGAAGGTCGCTCCGCCCTACGACGACGACCCCGAGGACCATCTCGCCCTCGTGCACTCCCACCCCCGCTGGGTCGTCTCCGCGCTGTGGGACTCCCTCGGGGGCGGACGCGCCGGTATTGAGCGGCTGCTGGAGGCCGACAACGAGCGGCCCGAGGTGACCCTGGTCGCCAGGCCGGGGCGGGCCACCGCCGAGGAGCTGCTGCGCGAGGAGTCCGCCGTACCGGGGCGCTGGTCGCCGTATGCCGTACGGCTGGCCGAGGGCGGTGAGCCCGGGGCCGTCGACGCCGTACGCGAAGGCCGGGCCGGGGTGCAGGATGAGGGCAGTCAGCTGGTCGCGCTGGCCCTCGCGAACGTGCCTGTCGAGGGACGGGACGAGAAGTGGCTCGACGGGTGTGCGGGGCCGGGCGGCAAGGCCGCGCTGCTCGCCGCGCTCGCCGCCGAGCGCGGGGCGATGCTGCTCGCCTCCGAGAAGCAGCCCCATCGGGCCGGGCTCGTCGCCAAGGCGCTCGCCGGGAATCCGGGGCCGTATCAGGTGATCGCCGCGGACGGGACCAGGCCGCCGTGGCAGCCGGGGAGCTTCGACCGGGTGCTGATGGACGTGCCATGCACGGGGCTCGGCGCGTTGCGGCGGCGGCCGGAGGCGCGGTGGCGGCGGCGGCCGGAGGACCTGGAGGGGTTCGGGCCGTTGCAGCGGGAGTTGCTGAGTACCGCGGTGGAGTCCGTCAGGGTGGGCGGGGTGGTCGGGTACGCGACCTGTTCCCCTCATCTCGCGGAGACCCGGGCGGTGGTGGAGGACGTGCTCAAGCAGTGGCCGGGTGCCGAGCTGGTGGACGCGCGGCCGTTGTTCCCCGGTGTGCCGGAGCTCGGGGAGGGGCCGGACGTTCAGTTGTGGCCGCATGTGCACGGGACCGATGCGATGTACCTGGCGGTCATCCGCAGGACAGGGTGA
- the gmk gene encoding guanylate kinase — MAATFRGTTPEPPDVRPRLTVLSGPSGVGKSTVVAHMRKEHPEVWLSVSATTRKPRPGEKHGVQYFFVTDEEMDKLIANGELLEWAEFAGNRYGTPRAAVLERLEAGEPVLLEIDLQGARQVRESMADAQLVFLAPPSWEELVRRLTGRGTEPPEVIERRLDAAKIELAAEPEFDVTLVNTSVEDVARELLALVDVV; from the coding sequence ATGGCTGCAACATTCCGGGGGACGACCCCCGAGCCCCCGGACGTACGTCCGCGGCTGACCGTGCTCTCCGGCCCCTCGGGGGTCGGCAAGAGCACGGTCGTCGCCCATATGCGCAAGGAACACCCCGAGGTCTGGCTCTCGGTGTCGGCGACGACCCGCAAGCCCCGCCCCGGCGAGAAGCACGGCGTCCAGTACTTCTTCGTCACCGACGAGGAGATGGACAAGCTGATCGCCAACGGCGAGCTGCTGGAGTGGGCGGAGTTCGCCGGCAACCGCTACGGCACGCCGCGTGCGGCCGTGCTGGAGCGGCTGGAGGCGGGCGAGCCCGTCCTCCTGGAGATCGACCTCCAGGGTGCCCGGCAGGTCCGTGAGTCCATGGCGGACGCCCAGCTGGTGTTCCTGGCTCCTCCCTCCTGGGAGGAGCTCGTGCGCAGACTCACCGGACGTGGCACCGAGCCGCCCGAGGTGATCGAGCGCCGCCTGGACGCGGCGAAGATCGAACTGGCGGCTGAACCCGAGTTCGATGTGACCTTGGTCAACACCTCCGTCGAGGACGTGGCGCGCGAGCTGCTAGCCTTGGTGGATGTTGTGTGA
- the pyrF gene encoding orotidine-5'-phosphate decarboxylase has protein sequence MTEPFGARLRHAMDERGPLCVGIDPHASLLTEWGLTDDVAGLERFSRTVVEALSDRVAVFKPQSAFFERFGSRGVAVLEKTVQEARAAGALVLMDAKRGDIGSTMAAYAEAFLRKDSPLFSDALTVSPYLGYGSLSPAVALARESGAGLFVLALTSNPEGGEVQHAVRADGRNVGATMLAHLAAENTGEEPLGSFGAVVGATLGDLSTYDLDINGPLLAPGVGAQGATPADLPRVFGAAIRNVVPNVSRGVLRHGPDTGALRDSAERFADEIRSALPSA, from the coding sequence ATGACCGAGCCCTTCGGTGCCCGACTGCGCCACGCCATGGACGAGCGTGGCCCGCTGTGCGTGGGGATCGACCCGCACGCCTCGCTGCTCACCGAGTGGGGCCTGACCGACGACGTCGCCGGTCTGGAGCGGTTCAGCCGCACGGTCGTCGAGGCGCTGTCCGACCGGGTCGCCGTGTTCAAGCCCCAGAGCGCGTTCTTCGAGCGCTTCGGCTCGCGCGGCGTCGCCGTCCTGGAAAAGACCGTCCAGGAGGCCCGCGCGGCCGGTGCGCTGGTCCTCATGGACGCCAAGCGCGGTGACATCGGCTCGACCATGGCCGCGTACGCCGAGGCCTTCCTGCGCAAGGACTCCCCGCTGTTCTCGGACGCGCTGACCGTGTCGCCGTACCTCGGCTACGGCTCGCTCTCGCCGGCCGTCGCGCTGGCACGCGAGAGCGGTGCGGGCCTGTTCGTACTGGCCCTGACCTCCAACCCGGAGGGCGGCGAGGTCCAGCACGCGGTCCGCGCGGACGGCCGGAACGTCGGCGCGACCATGCTGGCCCATCTGGCCGCCGAGAACACCGGCGAGGAGCCCCTGGGGTCCTTCGGCGCCGTCGTCGGGGCCACGCTGGGCGATCTGTCGACCTACGACCTCGACATCAACGGTCCGCTCCTGGCGCCCGGCGTCGGTGCGCAGGGGGCCACCCCGGCCGATCTTCCCCGGGTCTTCGGGGCGGCGATCCGCAATGTGGTCCCGAACGTCAGCCGGGGAGTGCTGCGGCACGGCCCCGACACCGGTGCGCTGCGCGACTCCGCCGAGCGGTTCGCGGACGAGATCCGGTCGGCGCTGCCGAGCGCATGA